The following proteins are co-located in the Pedobacter sp. FW305-3-2-15-E-R2A2 genome:
- a CDS encoding FecR domain-containing protein: MIQMPGNDFDVEELICNESFQEYCLGTSLEHQILWKEWMAKFPDRKEDIAEAERIVAILNVKQGSRIEQLKALRSGLTQQEAFQSAISFKSEIPFKEEPLERSLKARRPRWYFYFGSSAAAILIAITFLYFYRPAFFEAKKEPALTWFSSGKALRKTVILQDGSVVTLGKESSIRLGEGFNAAKREIWLDGAAFFDIKHDAAHPFVVHTTFNDIKVLGTTFNVKAYADSSMMETTLIQGSVQVASKKYPGYFVVLKPNQKLLSLHSPAKASLSKPDAEYRISELKQNAAAPVPEEIAWVRKRLDIDNLPLAVIAQRLQDWYGIEIIITGEEVKNYRYSGVFENETILKTLEALQLSYPFHFEVRGDQIYIKK; this comes from the coding sequence ATGATACAGATGCCTGGCAATGATTTTGACGTAGAAGAATTGATTTGCAATGAATCATTTCAGGAATATTGTCTGGGCACCAGCCTGGAACATCAAATCCTTTGGAAGGAATGGATGGCAAAATTTCCGGATAGAAAGGAAGATATTGCAGAGGCCGAAAGAATAGTTGCCATTCTGAATGTAAAACAAGGCAGCAGAATAGAACAATTGAAGGCATTAAGGTCCGGGCTAACGCAGCAAGAGGCTTTCCAGTCGGCCATCTCTTTCAAATCGGAGATCCCCTTCAAAGAAGAACCTCTGGAGCGTAGTCTTAAAGCGAGAAGACCGCGCTGGTATTTTTACTTTGGTAGCAGCGCAGCAGCCATTCTGATCGCGATCACCTTTTTATACTTTTACAGACCTGCTTTTTTTGAGGCTAAAAAAGAGCCGGCATTGACCTGGTTTTCTTCGGGTAAAGCCTTGCGCAAAACGGTCATCCTGCAAGATGGCTCTGTGGTTACACTGGGAAAAGAGAGCTCCATTCGCTTAGGGGAAGGTTTTAATGCTGCGAAGAGAGAAATATGGCTCGACGGAGCTGCCTTCTTTGATATAAAACATGATGCAGCCCATCCTTTCGTAGTGCATACTACTTTTAATGACATTAAAGTTTTGGGAACCACCTTTAATGTGAAAGCTTATGCAGATTCCAGCATGATGGAAACTACCTTGATTCAGGGCAGCGTCCAGGTAGCCTCCAAAAAGTATCCGGGTTATTTTGTCGTGCTGAAACCTAATCAGAAACTGCTGAGTCTCCACTCCCCGGCAAAAGCATCCCTTTCAAAACCTGATGCCGAATACCGCATCTCTGAGTTGAAGCAGAACGCTGCTGCTCCGGTACCTGAGGAGATTGCCTGGGTGCGGAAACGTCTGGACATCGATAATCTGCCGCTTGCTGTCATTGCCCAAAGGCTTCAGGACTGGTATGGCATAGAGATCATCATTACCGGAGAAGAGGTTAAAAATTACAGGTATTCGGGAGTTTTTGAAAATGAAACCATTTTGAAAACACTTGAGGCCCTGCAGCTTTCGTATCCCTTTCATTTTGAAGTCCGGGGAGATCAAATTTATATCAAAAAATAA
- a CDS encoding sigma-70 family RNA polymerase sigma factor, whose amino-acid sequence MGLGEDDHNYWEQMRLGDKQALFELYNRQYFQLIRSGMKINADDELVKDCVNQIFLNIWDKRERLHPVENVRAYLMTSLRHCMLDQLSYLNKTNAALSKMLAEEEWNELSYEQVLINIQQDDDLKEKLKIAIRQLTPRQMELIQLKFFEGLSYEQISERTAQSVKTAYNTIYDAIKVLRKLLK is encoded by the coding sequence ATGGGCCTAGGCGAAGATGATCACAATTATTGGGAACAAATGCGCCTTGGGGATAAACAGGCTCTATTTGAGCTATATAACCGCCAGTATTTCCAGCTTATCCGCTCCGGCATGAAGATCAATGCCGATGATGAACTCGTTAAAGATTGTGTCAATCAGATTTTTTTAAATATCTGGGATAAGCGGGAACGCCTGCATCCGGTAGAAAACGTCAGGGCTTATCTGATGACTTCCCTTCGCCATTGTATGCTGGACCAGTTGTCGTACCTCAATAAGACAAACGCAGCGCTGAGCAAAATGCTTGCTGAAGAAGAATGGAATGAGCTTTCTTATGAACAGGTACTGATTAACATTCAACAGGACGACGACCTGAAAGAAAAACTTAAAATTGCCATCCGCCAGTTAACTCCCCGTCAAATGGAATTGATTCAGCTTAAATTTTTTGAAGGGCTAAGTTATGAACAGATTTCAGAAAGAACGGCGCAGAGCGTGAAAACGGCATATAATACGATTTATGATGCGATCAAAGTGCTTCGGAAGTTGCTGAAATAA
- the mtgA gene encoding monofunctional biosynthetic peptidoglycan transglycosylase, translated as MATKRRKPAKAKSPLLKKITGILTKVFLWFLMVTVLWVLFYRFVNPPITLLMIQRNIERSSEDKPSKMEKKWVDFDDMSDNMKRAAVSAEDQLFLKHIGFDVKAIEKAFETNKKGKKIKGGSTISQQTAKNVFLWPGRSWIRKGFEAYFTLLIEIFWSKERILEVYLNVIEMGDGIYGAEAASQAYYGKSCKKLSRAQAALIASCFPNPRRWSPKNATPYIRHRQYLIMKNMRRLGPLDF; from the coding sequence ATGGCAACAAAACGACGCAAACCCGCTAAAGCAAAATCTCCTTTACTTAAAAAAATCACTGGTATCCTGACTAAGGTCTTTCTTTGGTTTTTGATGGTGACCGTGCTTTGGGTTTTGTTTTATCGTTTTGTAAATCCACCCATCACCCTGCTGATGATCCAAAGGAACATCGAACGGAGTTCAGAGGATAAGCCCTCAAAGATGGAGAAGAAATGGGTGGACTTCGATGATATGTCCGATAATATGAAACGGGCTGCAGTATCTGCCGAAGATCAGCTCTTCCTGAAACATATAGGTTTTGATGTGAAAGCCATAGAAAAGGCTTTTGAGACGAATAAAAAGGGTAAAAAGATAAAAGGGGGAAGTACCATCTCCCAGCAAACAGCTAAAAACGTATTTCTATGGCCGGGACGCTCCTGGATCCGTAAAGGTTTTGAAGCCTATTTTACATTGCTGATAGAAATCTTCTGGAGTAAAGAACGGATCCTGGAGGTTTACCTCAATGTAATTGAGATGGGCGACGGAATTTATGGTGCGGAAGCGGCTTCACAGGCCTATTATGGTAAATCCTGTAAGAAGTTAAGCCGGGCACAGGCCGCGCTGATTGCTTCCTGCTTCCCTAACCCAAGAAGGTGGTCGCCAAAAAATGCAACACCTTATATCCGTCACCGCCAATACCTGATCATGAAGAACATGAGACGTCTGGGACCTTTGGATTTTTAA
- the rplI gene encoding 50S ribosomal protein L9, which translates to MEIILKQDIKSLGEKDDIVNVKPGYGRNYLIPQGFGQLATPSAKKVLAENLKQAAFKQDKIKKDADGIAARLVDVKLTIGAKAGETGKIFGAVNTIMISEALKQQGFDVDRRRITFETEPKFVGEYVANLNLHKEVKVKVPFEVVAE; encoded by the coding sequence ATGGAAATTATTTTAAAACAAGATATCAAATCCCTAGGGGAAAAAGATGATATCGTTAATGTAAAGCCAGGATACGGTCGTAACTACTTAATCCCACAAGGATTCGGTCAGTTGGCTACTCCTTCAGCGAAAAAAGTATTAGCAGAAAACTTGAAACAAGCTGCTTTTAAACAAGATAAAATTAAGAAAGATGCTGATGGTATCGCTGCACGTTTAGTAGATGTGAAGTTAACTATCGGTGCTAAAGCTGGTGAAACAGGAAAGATTTTTGGTGCTGTAAATACCATTATGATTTCTGAGGCATTAAAACAACAAGGTTTTGATGTTGACCGTCGCCGTATCACTTTCGAAACTGAACCTAAATTTGTTGGTGAATACGTAGCCAACTTAAACTTGCACAAAGAAGTGAAAGTTAAAGTTCCTTTCGAAGTTGTAGCTGAGTAA
- the rpsR gene encoding 30S ribosomal protein S18, with translation MAKDQIQYVTAPKVDDNRKKYCRFKKNGIKYIDYKDANFLLKFINDQGKILPRRLTGTSLKFQRKVAQAVKRSRHIGLLPFVADQLK, from the coding sequence ATGGCTAAAGATCAAATACAATATGTTACCGCTCCAAAAGTGGACGATAACAGAAAAAAATATTGCCGTTTCAAAAAGAATGGTATTAAATATATTGATTACAAAGACGCAAACTTTTTGTTAAAGTTCATCAATGATCAAGGTAAAATTTTACCTCGCCGTCTAACCGGTACTTCATTGAAATTCCAACGCAAAGTGGCTCAGGCGGTAAAACGCTCACGTCACATTGGTTTGTTACCTTTCGTTGCTGACCAATTAAAATAG
- the rpsF gene encoding 30S ribosomal protein S6, giving the protein MNQYETVIVLTPLLSEEVAKEALAKFSKIITDSGAEIVQEDNWGLRKLAYPIEKKASGFFHLTEYKSSGELVSKLELELKRDERVLRFLTIRLDRHAVAYNEKKRSGAFNKKPKKEEVAG; this is encoded by the coding sequence ATGAATCAGTACGAAACTGTTATCGTTCTAACCCCGTTGTTATCAGAAGAGGTTGCGAAAGAGGCATTAGCCAAATTCAGCAAAATCATCACTGATAGCGGAGCCGAAATTGTTCAAGAGGACAATTGGGGTTTGAGAAAATTAGCGTATCCGATTGAGAAAAAAGCAAGCGGATTCTTCCACCTTACAGAGTATAAATCTTCAGGTGAATTAGTAAGTAAATTGGAATTAGAACTAAAACGTGATGAGCGTGTTCTACGTTTCCTTACCATTAGATTAGATCGTCATGCGGTTGCGTATAATGAGAAGAAACGCAGTGGTGCTTTTAACAAAAAACCTAAGAAAGAGGAGGTTGCAGGATAA
- a CDS encoding DNA polymerase III subunit gamma/tau, whose translation MENFIVSARKYRPATFETVVGQHHITGTLKNAIKNNQLAQAFLFCGPRGVGKTTCARILAKTINCTSLTAEQEACGTCDSCVSFQTGHSFNFHELDAASNNSVDDIRSLIEQVRIPPQAGKYKIYIIDEVHMLSANAFNAFLKTLEEPPSYAIFILATTEKHKILPTILSRCQIFDFNRIQVDDISGLLNKIAIRENINVEADGLHIIAQKADGGLRDALSMFDQIVSYTNKNLTYKSVIDNLNILDYDYYFRLTQYLTTADVSNALILFDEVLNNGFDGNNFINGLASHLRNLLVAKDPQTTKLLEVSENIKQKYISQSQQTAVSFVLTALNLANQCDLIYKNSKNQRLQVELALIKMCHIPSVLQLAQQPTHSSATDQDQIKKKTNVSPAPAQNTAPVATAYKSDEKAPAVVEPAPKPIPAPAVSAPVKTATSPAPTAKIALNQKINLSGSNTGTFIPSLTDLNRSSAGEDDGEPKYISGDDREVFTLAQLLVYWNEYSESAKTSGKINIYTLMSGADPQLEGTETIIVKVEHKLQESLLQEEMVDLMNFLRPRLKNFNVSIRTIQMAREVVNRLYTSTEKYQYLVEKNPKLDEFRRKFNLDVNP comes from the coding sequence ATGGAGAATTTTATAGTATCAGCCCGTAAATACCGTCCGGCAACGTTTGAAACCGTTGTTGGTCAACACCACATCACGGGTACGTTAAAAAATGCCATTAAAAATAATCAATTGGCCCAGGCTTTTTTATTCTGTGGACCAAGAGGTGTCGGTAAAACTACCTGTGCAAGGATTCTCGCAAAGACGATCAATTGTACCAGTTTAACCGCAGAACAGGAAGCTTGCGGAACCTGCGACTCCTGTGTTTCTTTTCAAACCGGCCATTCTTTCAATTTTCATGAATTAGATGCGGCATCGAACAATTCTGTTGATGACATCCGCAGTTTGATTGAGCAGGTTCGGATCCCGCCACAGGCAGGAAAATATAAGATCTATATCATTGATGAGGTGCACATGCTTTCGGCGAACGCATTTAATGCTTTTCTGAAAACATTGGAAGAACCACCTTCTTATGCCATATTTATATTAGCGACAACGGAAAAACATAAAATCCTGCCAACGATCCTATCCCGTTGTCAGATTTTTGACTTCAACCGGATTCAGGTAGACGACATTTCCGGTCTCCTGAACAAGATTGCGATACGGGAAAACATCAATGTAGAGGCAGATGGATTACACATCATCGCTCAAAAGGCAGATGGTGGATTGAGGGATGCCCTTTCCATGTTTGACCAGATTGTTAGTTATACCAATAAAAACTTAACCTATAAATCCGTAATCGATAACCTGAACATTCTGGATTATGATTACTACTTCAGGCTCACCCAATACCTGACCACTGCTGATGTCAGCAATGCCTTGATTTTATTTGATGAGGTGCTGAACAATGGCTTTGACGGGAACAACTTCATCAACGGACTGGCAAGTCACCTGAGAAATCTTCTTGTGGCCAAGGATCCACAGACGACAAAGTTATTGGAGGTGAGTGAAAACATCAAACAAAAATACATTAGTCAAAGTCAGCAGACGGCAGTTTCCTTTGTACTCACTGCATTAAACCTGGCCAATCAGTGTGACCTGATCTATAAGAACAGCAAGAACCAGCGGCTCCAGGTGGAGCTGGCTCTGATCAAGATGTGCCACATTCCTTCGGTACTACAACTCGCCCAGCAGCCTACTCACTCCTCCGCAACTGACCAAGATCAGATTAAAAAAAAAACTAATGTAAGTCCGGCGCCGGCTCAAAATACAGCTCCGGTTGCTACTGCCTATAAATCAGACGAAAAGGCTCCTGCGGTGGTAGAACCCGCTCCAAAACCCATTCCTGCACCTGCGGTAAGCGCTCCGGTAAAGACGGCAACCAGTCCTGCTCCTACGGCAAAGATTGCTTTAAATCAAAAGATCAACCTTAGTGGCAGCAATACCGGAACCTTTATTCCTTCTTTAACAGACCTGAACCGAAGTTCGGCGGGAGAAGACGATGGCGAGCCGAAATACATCAGTGGTGATGACCGGGAAGTATTCACGTTAGCCCAGCTTTTAGTGTATTGGAACGAATATTCGGAAAGCGCAAAGACTTCCGGGAAGATCAATATCTATACCTTGATGTCCGGAGCTGACCCACAGCTGGAGGGAACAGAAACCATCATTGTAAAAGTAGAACACAAACTTCAGGAAAGCCTGCTACAGGAAGAAATGGTAGACCTGATGAATTTTTTAAGGCCGAGGCTAAAAAACTTCAATGTTTCGATCAGGACCATACAAATGGCCCGGGAAGTGGTCAACAGGCTTTACACCAGTACTGAGAAGTACCAGTATCTGGTAGAAAAAAACCCTAAACTGGATGAGTTCCGCCGCAAGTTCAATCTGGACGTAAATCCTTAA
- a CDS encoding isocitrate dehydrogenase (NADP(+)): MSVQKIKVTQPVVELDGDEMTRIIWKFIKDKLILPYLELDIKYYDLGVEYRDETNDQVTIDAAEAIKKYGVGIKCATITPDEDRVKEFNLKQMWKSPNGTIRNILDGTVFREPIVMSNVPRLVPNWTAPICIGRHAFGDQYRATDLVTKGKGKLTLTFTPEDGSEVQSFDVYNFKGDGVALAMYNTDESIRGFANACFNQALSKKWPLYLSTKNTILKKYDGRFKDIFQEIYENDFKARFDAAGITYEHRLIDDMVASALKWNGNFVWACKNYDGDVQSDTVAQGFGSLGLMTSVLITPDGKTMEAEAAHGTVTRHYRDHQAGKPTSTNPIASIFAWTRGLEFRGILDNNQELVKFCQALEQVCIETVESGKMTKDLAVCIHGNKVEHGKHYLYTEEFLAAIDENLQAKLA; the protein is encoded by the coding sequence ATGTCTGTACAAAAAATTAAAGTAACCCAACCCGTTGTAGAGTTAGATGGTGATGAAATGACCCGCATCATTTGGAAATTCATTAAAGATAAACTAATCCTTCCTTATCTGGAGCTTGACATCAAGTATTATGATTTAGGTGTAGAGTATCGTGATGAAACCAATGACCAGGTAACAATTGATGCAGCTGAGGCGATCAAGAAATATGGTGTAGGTATCAAATGCGCAACCATCACTCCTGATGAAGACCGTGTGAAGGAATTTAATTTGAAACAAATGTGGAAATCACCAAACGGAACCATCCGTAATATTTTAGATGGAACCGTTTTCCGTGAGCCGATTGTGATGAGCAATGTTCCCCGTTTAGTACCAAACTGGACTGCCCCGATCTGTATCGGTCGTCATGCTTTTGGTGATCAATACCGTGCTACTGATTTAGTGACTAAAGGAAAAGGTAAATTAACCTTAACCTTCACCCCTGAAGATGGCAGCGAGGTTCAATCATTTGATGTGTATAACTTCAAAGGTGATGGTGTTGCATTAGCGATGTACAATACTGACGAAAGTATCCGCGGTTTCGCCAATGCATGTTTTAACCAGGCATTGAGCAAAAAATGGCCTTTATACCTATCTACAAAAAACACCATTCTTAAAAAATATGATGGACGTTTCAAAGACATCTTCCAGGAGATCTATGAAAACGACTTTAAAGCAAGGTTTGATGCTGCAGGAATTACTTATGAGCACCGTTTGATCGATGACATGGTTGCTTCTGCCTTAAAATGGAATGGGAACTTCGTTTGGGCTTGTAAAAACTATGACGGCGACGTTCAGTCTGATACTGTAGCTCAAGGATTTGGTTCATTAGGACTAATGACTTCTGTATTGATCACACCAGATGGAAAAACAATGGAAGCGGAAGCGGCACATGGTACCGTTACCCGCCACTATCGTGATCACCAGGCTGGAAAACCAACTTCTACGAACCCGATTGCTTCCATCTTTGCATGGACAAGAGGTTTAGAGTTCCGTGGTATTTTAGACAACAACCAGGAATTGGTTAAATTCTGTCAGGCTTTAGAGCAGGTTTGTATTGAAACTGTAGAAAGCGGAAAAATGACTAAAGATTTAGCCGTTTGTATCCATGGTAACAAAGTTGAGCATGGCAAACATTACCTATATACTGAAGAGTTCTTAGCTGCTATTGATGAGAACCTACAAGCAAAATTAGCTTAA
- a CDS encoding DUF5686 and carboxypeptidase regulatory-like domain-containing protein: MKKLLFLLLCLLSGGMAFSQQFTLKGITYDHEKSILPFTSIYIQGTSTGTSANTNGEFQLRLEKGKYSLMFRAVGYKQLIREVNISKDTELSVAMEAEAYQLKDVVIKANAEDPAYEMIRNAIRKRKEHLTEVKAYSCDTYIKGVTKLKNAPKKFLGREVQGELKDMGLDSGKRGILYLSESISKFNFQQPNKINEEMISSKVSGNSNGFSFNQATDFLISFYKNTVEISDLSRVGFVSPIADNAMLFYRYKFMGTFREGNDWINKIQVISRRKYDQVFNGYIYIIDDSWRIHSTDLEITNNSMIEGIDTLKIKQQFIPVKNGKWMLASQQYDYSGGIFSFKFLGSYTGVFSNYDIEPNFPPKFFTNRVLKVNADANKRDSTYWAGIRPMLLTPEERRDYVKKDSIKLWRSSDKYRDSIDRKANKFKLLKVLTLGYAHQNTKEKESWRISGPLFNINYNTVEGWVYNPGLTYRKTLKDSTVLIAKINGRYGFENKKLTANASLGYVYDRKHNGYVGLSGGTAYTDFNSNYSAIPPLFNTISTLFSKENILKLYKKDFVNVISGRELSNGLYLSGNLEYASRTPLINTSFRTASRFPDKEFTANNPYPSSGNDYAFTAHKALTMGITVNIAFAQTYIERPDFNIRQGSVYPKLQLDYRKGIKGVFNSEVDFDYVGARIFDSNKKLGILGAFRYSVAAGKFLNRKKLYYMDFKHFAGSDIFVYTQFTDGFLLLSPYEFSTGKQFLEAHFEHNFGGLFLSKIPLFKKLKLEEVIGVNYLSSDVIKNYTEAYVGVQRFGLRLNFVKNFNYNNRSSTGFRISAAF; encoded by the coding sequence ATGAAGAAGCTCTTGTTCCTGTTGCTGTGCCTGTTATCCGGAGGTATGGCCTTTTCCCAACAATTCACCCTAAAAGGGATTACCTACGATCATGAAAAGAGTATACTCCCCTTTACGAGTATTTATATTCAGGGGACAAGTACAGGGACTTCAGCCAATACAAACGGAGAATTTCAACTCAGACTTGAAAAAGGAAAATACAGCTTGATGTTCAGGGCAGTAGGGTATAAACAACTGATCAGGGAGGTAAACATCAGCAAGGATACGGAGTTATCTGTAGCGATGGAAGCGGAGGCCTATCAGTTAAAAGATGTCGTGATTAAGGCCAATGCCGAAGATCCGGCATACGAAATGATCAGGAATGCGATCAGAAAACGTAAGGAACATTTAACGGAGGTAAAAGCTTATTCTTGTGATACCTACATAAAAGGGGTGACTAAACTTAAAAACGCACCTAAGAAATTTCTGGGTAGAGAAGTCCAGGGAGAGTTGAAAGATATGGGGCTGGACTCTGGTAAAAGAGGAATCCTTTACCTGTCTGAATCCATTTCTAAGTTTAACTTCCAGCAGCCAAATAAAATTAATGAGGAAATGATTTCTTCAAAGGTGAGTGGGAATAGTAATGGTTTTAGTTTTAATCAGGCGACTGATTTTCTGATCAGCTTTTATAAAAATACCGTCGAGATCAGCGACCTGAGCCGTGTCGGTTTTGTTTCCCCAATCGCCGACAATGCCATGTTGTTTTATCGCTATAAATTCATGGGTACTTTCAGGGAAGGCAACGACTGGATCAATAAAATACAGGTCATCTCCAGACGGAAGTACGATCAGGTCTTTAATGGTTACATCTATATCATTGACGACAGCTGGAGGATTCACAGCACAGACCTGGAGATTACGAACAATTCGATGATCGAAGGGATTGACACACTGAAGATCAAACAGCAGTTTATTCCTGTGAAAAATGGCAAATGGATGCTGGCCAGTCAACAGTATGACTATTCAGGTGGGATCTTCAGCTTCAAATTCCTGGGCAGTTATACCGGTGTGTTCAGCAACTACGATATAGAACCCAATTTTCCGCCAAAGTTCTTTACCAACAGGGTCTTGAAGGTGAATGCAGATGCAAACAAGAGAGACTCGACCTATTGGGCAGGAATCCGTCCGATGTTGTTAACCCCGGAAGAGCGCAGGGATTATGTAAAAAAGGACAGCATTAAATTGTGGAGGAGTTCCGATAAATACCGGGATTCAATCGATAGAAAAGCAAATAAGTTTAAACTGCTGAAAGTGTTGACCTTGGGTTATGCACACCAGAATACCAAGGAAAAGGAGTCATGGAGAATCAGCGGGCCACTTTTTAACATCAACTATAATACGGTAGAGGGCTGGGTGTACAACCCCGGACTGACTTATAGAAAGACGCTGAAAGATAGTACCGTACTGATCGCAAAGATCAATGGCCGTTACGGGTTTGAAAATAAAAAGCTGACTGCAAATGCCAGTCTGGGTTATGTTTATGATCGTAAACACAATGGTTATGTCGGCCTGAGTGGAGGAACAGCTTATACTGACTTTAACAGCAATTATTCGGCAATCCCTCCGCTGTTTAATACCATAAGTACCTTGTTCTCGAAAGAGAATATTCTCAAACTGTATAAAAAGGATTTTGTAAATGTCATTTCCGGAAGGGAGCTGAGTAATGGATTATACCTCTCGGGTAACCTGGAGTATGCCAGCAGGACTCCTTTAATCAATACTTCTTTCAGAACAGCAAGCCGTTTCCCGGATAAGGAATTTACAGCGAATAATCCATATCCTTCATCTGGCAACGACTATGCTTTTACGGCACATAAGGCACTTACCATGGGGATAACAGTAAATATTGCCTTTGCACAAACCTATATTGAACGCCCTGATTTTAACATCAGACAAGGATCTGTGTACCCGAAGCTTCAGCTGGACTATCGTAAAGGGATCAAGGGAGTATTTAATTCAGAGGTAGATTTTGATTATGTAGGAGCCCGTATTTTTGACTCCAACAAAAAGCTTGGAATCCTTGGTGCTTTCAGGTATAGCGTCGCTGCAGGGAAGTTCCTGAATAGAAAAAAGCTGTATTATATGGACTTCAAACATTTTGCGGGGAGCGATATTTTTGTCTATACCCAATTCACGGATGGCTTCCTGCTGCTTAGTCCTTATGAATTCAGTACCGGAAAGCAGTTCCTGGAGGCTCATTTTGAACACAATTTTGGAGGTCTGTTTTTGAGTAAGATTCCCTTGTTTAAAAAATTGAAGCTGGAAGAGGTGATAGGTGTGAATTACCTGAGCTCTGATGTAATTAAGAATTATACCGAAGCTTATGTAGGTGTTCAGCGATTTGGTCTGAGATTGAATTTCGTAAAGAACTTTAATTACAACAATAGAAGCAGCACCGGGTTCAGGATATCAGCTGCTTTTTAA